A segment of the Paracoccus suum genome:
AGCATGCTGCTGTGGGTGCTGATCCTGTCGCTGTTCGGCGCCGCGGCGGCAACCTTTGGCGATAACCTGCCGCCCGCGCTGCGCGCGCGGGTACTGGCGGTGCAGGGTTCGATCGGTGCGGCCTTCCTCGCGTTCATCCTGTTCACTTCGAACCCATTTTTGCGGATGGTGAACCCGCCCTTTGACGGGCGCGACCTGAACCCGCTGCTGCAGGACCCCGGCCTCGCGTTCCATCCGCCGTTCCTTTACCTCGGCTATGTCGGCCTCTCGATGTCCTTCAGCTTTGCCGTCGCCGCCCTGATCGAGGGCCGGGTCGACGCCGCTTGGGGGCGTTGGGTGCGTCCCTGGACGCTCGCCGCCTGGGTGTTCCTGACCATCGGCATCGCGCTGGGCTCGTGGTGGGCCTATTACGAGCTTGGCTGGGGCGGCTTCTGGTTCTGGGATCCGGTCGAGAATGCCAGCTTCATGCCGTGGTTGCTGGCCGGCGCGCTGGTCCATTCCGCGGTCGTGGTCGAAAAGCGCGAGGTGCTGAAAAGCTGGACCATCCTGCTTGCGATCCTCGCCTTCGCCTTCTCGCTGATCGGCACCTTTATCGTCCGCTCTGGCGTCATCACCTCGGTCCACAGCTTTGCCAGCGATCCGACCCGCGGCGTGGTGATCCTCGGCATCCTTGCGGTGTTTGTCGGCGGCGCACTGACGCTGTTCGCCGCCCGCGCCAGCACCCTCAGCGCGCGCGGCGTCTTTGCCCCCGTCTCGCGCGAGGGGGCGCTGCTGGTGAATAACGTGCTGCTCGCAGTGGCCGCGCTGGTGGTGTTCATCGGCACGGTCTGGCCACTGCTGGCCGAGATGTGGGGCCGCCGGCTGTCGGTCGGCGCGCCGTTTTTCGAGCAGGCCTTCACGCCGTTCATGGTGGCCATCGCCTTGATCCTGCCGATCGGCGCGATCCTGCCGTGGAAGCGCGGCAACCTCGCCCGCGCGCTACGGCCGCTACGTCCGGCACTGGCTCTGGCCTTTGCGGTGATGGCGCTGGTGTTTGCCGTGTCGAGCGGCCGCAGCGCGCTGGCGGTGATTGGTGCCGGCCTCGGCTCGTGGCTGATCTTCGGCGCGCTGGCTGAGCTGGTCTACCGCACCAACAACGGCGGCTGGTCGCGCCTTACGCGCTTGCCGCGGGCCGACTGGGGCAAGGCACTGGCGCATGGCGGGCTGGGGGTGACCTTTATCGGCGTCAGCCTGATCATGGCCTGGCAGATCGAGGATATCCGCGTCGCCAAGGTGGGCGAGACGTTCGACGTCGGCACCTACCAGATAACGCTTGCCTCGGTCGAGGATCTGCCTGGCCCCAACTACACCGCGACGCGGGCCGAGATGCGGGTCAGCCGCAACGGTCGCGAGGTCGCGGTCATGCATCCCGAAAAGCGGTTCTATCCGGTGCAGGGGATGCCGACGACCGAGGCCGCGATCGACAACGGTATCTTCCGCGACCTGTACGTCGTGATCGGCGATCCGCAGGCACAGGGCGGCTGGGCGGTGCGCAGCTACGTAAAACCGTTCGCCAACTGGATCTGGGCGGGCGCGATCATCATGGCGCTCGGCGGCTGCCTCAGCCTGTCGGACCGGCGCAGCCGCGTCGCCGCCGGCGCGCGTCGGCAGCCCCATCCCGCCGCCCGTGGCGCGGTGCCCGCCGAATGAGGCGTCTGGCTGCCGCAGCGCTGTTTGCGCTCACGCTCGCCTCGCCGGTGCTGGCGATCCAGCCCGACGAGGTGCTGGCCGATCCGGCGATGGAGGCCCGCGCCCGCGAGATCAGCCGGGTGCTGCGCTGCCCGGTCTGCCAGGGCGAGAACATCGACGACAGCAATGCCGAGATCAGCCGGGACCTGCGCCTCTATGTGCGCGAGCTGCTGGTCGCGGGCGACAGCGACAGCCAGGTGATTGACGCGGTGACCGACCGCTACGGCGAATATGTGCTGTTCGAGCCGCGGCGCACGGGCGGCAATCTGATCCTGTGGCTGGCCGGCCCCGTGATGGCGCTGCTGGGGCTCGGCCTGGCCTTTGCCTATGCGCGCCGGCGCAAGGCCGCCCCGGTCACGGCCCCCCTGAGCGCCGACGAGCAATCGCGGCTGGCGCGGATCATGGAAGACGAGGCTCCGTAGGGCTGATCTAGGGTACTGGCGGCCGCACCTCGCTGTGGTGAGAATAGGCGCGCCTGCCGGAACCCCGGCTGCGACACGGCTGGTTGCTCCTACGCGAACTCCCTTAATTTGGGCGGCTCAGGTCCAATCCCGCAGGGACAGGTAGTCCATCACCTCACCGGCCCGGCGCGCGGGATCGTGGGCAGGCCGCACCAGCAGGGCACCCGCCGCCGCCATCACCGAAAGGCTGGCGCTGTCCTGATTGTCGTCGGGCGTAATCACCGGCAGGCCGCGATCCCCGGCCGCGCCTTCGTTCAGCCGCGCGCGCAGGTAGTGCTGGCGCGGCCCTTCGGGGGGCAGGTCGCAGCCGAGCGTCGCATGGTGCAGGCGTTGGGTACCGGGCAGGCCCTGCATGCGCTCGATCAGCGGGCGCAGGAACAGCAGGGCGCTGACCATGGCCGAGATCGGGTTGCCCGGCAGGCCGAGCATCAACGCATTGCCGAGACGGCCGACGACCAGCGGCTTGCCAGGGCGCATCGCCAGTTTCCAGAAGGCGCGCTCCATGCCCATCGCCTCGGTCACGGGCGCGATCAGGTCGTGATCGCCGACCGAGGCGCCGCCGATGGTGACGATGATGTCGGCGTCCGCCGCCGCCTCAAGCCCCGCGCGCAAGCTCTCGGCAGTGTCGCGCGTGATCGGCAGGATGCGGGGCAGGGCGCCCGCCGCCGCCGCGATGGCGGCGATGGCAATGTCGTTGCTGTTGATGATCTGGCCGGCACCGGGGTTGGTGCCGGGGGGTACCAGCTCGTCCCCGCCGGGCAGGATCGCGACCACCGGGCGGCGGGCGACCGTGACGCGCGGCACGTTCATCGCCGCGATCAGCGCCAGTTCCGCCGGACCCAACCGGCGGCCGGCGTCGATCACGCTGCCTTCACTGAAATCATTGCCGCGCGGGCGGATGTTGCTGCCGCCCGAGGCGTCGGTCACGGCGATCCGCTCGCCCTCGCGCGTGACGTTTTCCTGCATGACCACGCGGTCGCATCCGTCGGGGACCGGCGCGCCTGTGAAGATCCGAACTGCCTGGCCGGGGGCGATCTCGCCATCCCATTCGCGCCCGGCGGCGGCCTCGCCGACCACTGTCAGCGGGCCGGGCAGGTCGGCGCTACGCAGGGCATAGCCGTCCATCGAGGCTGCGTCGAACGGCGGCTGAGTCAGGCGCGCCGCCACGGGGGCCAGCAGAACGCGGCCGTTTGCCTCGGCTAGCAGAACCTCCTCTGGGATCGGGGCCGGGGCGAGGGCGAGGGTGCGAGCGAGCGCTTCGTCGACGGGGATCATGTGCCGGCCTCCTCGTTCAGACGGGTTCCGGACGCGTCCGCCTGCCATGTCCCGGACTTGCCGCCGGTCTTGGTCAGCAGGCGAATCCCCTCGATCCGCATGCCTTTTTCGGCCGCCTTCAGCATGTCGTAGACCGTGAGTGCGGCGATGCTGACGGCGGTCAGGGCCTCCATCTCGACGCCGGTCTGGCCGGCGGTGCGCACGGTCGCGCGGATGCGAATTCCGGGCAGCGCCGGCTCCGGGGTCAGTTCCAGCGCGACCTTGGTGATCGGCAGCGGGTGGCACAGCGGGATCAGATCGGCGGTCCGCTTGGCGCCCATGATCCCGGCGAGGCGGGCGACGCCCAGCACGTCGCCTTTCGCGGCCCCACCCTGGGCGAGGGCTAGCGTTTCGGCCTGCATGATCACCAGCCCCTCGGCCACCGCTTCGCGCGCGGTCGCGGGTTTGGCCGAGACATCGACCATGTGCGCCTGTCCGGCCGCGTCGAAATGGGTCAGGCTCATGGCACGGGATCGGCGAGGATGGCGCGGGTAGCGGCCTCGACATCGGGCTGGCGCATCAGGCTCTCGCCGATCAGGAAGCGGCGCACGCCGGCATGGGCGAGGGCGGCAAGCTCCGCCGGGCCGGACAGCCCGCTCTCGGCAACGATCCGGCGGCCTGCGGGCACCATCGGCGCCAGCCGCCGGGTTGTGTCGAGCGAGACTTCGAAACTGCGCAAATCGCGGTTGTTGACACCGATCAGGGGCGAGTTCAGGCGCAGCGCACGCTCCGTCTCCGCCTCGTCATGCACCTCGATCAATGCGTCCATGCCCCAGTCGCTGGCGGCGGATTCCAGTTCGGCGGCCAGCGTGTCGTCGACGGCGGCCATGATGATCAGGATGCAATCCGCGCCCCAGGCCCGCGCCTCGGCCACCTGATAAGTGTCATAGAGGAAATCCTTGCGCAGCACGGGCAGCGAGGTTGCCGCACGCGCCTGCGCCAGGAAAGTCGGCGAGCCTTGAAAGGACGGTCCGTCGGTCAGCACCGAAAGGCAGGCGGCCCCCGCCGCCTCGTAGGCGAGTGCAAGGCGCGGCGGGTCGAAATCGGCGCGGATCAGTCCCTTGGAGGGGCTGGCCTTCTTGACCTCGGCAATGAGGCCATAGCCGCCTGATGCAGCGTGATCGAGCGCGCCCGAAAAGCTGCGCACCGCTGGGGCCGCAGCGGCGCGGGCCTCGATCTCGGACAGGGGAAGGGCCGCCTTGGCGGCTGCGATTTCGTCCAGCTTGTAGGCGTGGATACGGTCAAGAACATGCATGGCGCGATTTAGCCGGGCCGGACGGGGCAGGGCAAGCGCCAGCGGGTTTTTGTCAGCTTGGGGGCGCTCCACAATCGCCGCCACACGGCCCGGCCGCTAAAGCTGCCGTGGCATAGGGATGGTGAGGAAATGGTCGGGGCGGCGAGATTCGAACTCGCGGCCTACGGCACCCAAAGCCGTCGCGCTACCAGGCTGCGCTACGCCCCGGCCGGGGACGGGTCTAGCCGAAGCACCGCCCGGCGCAAGGCCTCATTCGCAGGGCAGCGCGGCGATGTCCTGCGGCAGGCGCGGATGCGACAGGATCGCGCCCTCGCCGAGGCCAAGACGCGCCGCCTCGCCGCCGCCGATCTCGAGGACCATAAGCCGCTCTGGCGCGGGATCGCCGGGGTGGGCGCCCGGCACCGGGGTCTCGTCATGCGGCACGGCGTTGGCCGCGACATGGGCCACGCGGCCGGCGGGATCGATGAACAGCATGTCGAGCGGGATCAATGTGTTGCGCATCCAGAAAGCGACTTCGGACGGCGCCTCGTAGATGAACAACATGCCGTGTTCCGGGGCGAGGCTTTCGCGGAACATCAGCCCCCGTGCCCGGCTGTCGGGGGTATCGACCACCTCGACGGCGATATCGCGCGTGCTGCCGTCCGGCAGGGTAAAGGCTGCGCGGTCCGGCGCGCAGGCCACTTTTGTGTCTGCCGCAGCGGCAGACGCGGCCAGCAACAGGGCGAGCAACGCGGGGCGGGCGAGGGTCAGGGCGCTCATGCGTGCTCCGCCGTCAGGGTTTCGGTTCGTGCCGGCGCGTCCTCCGGCGGCAAGGCCGCCACGGGCGGCAGGGCGGCATAATCCCAACTGGCCAGCAGTGCGGCCATCGGGCCGCGCGGGCCGGCGATCACCTTCAGCGCGATCGCCTCGCCTACGACCAGATCGGCAAAGCCGCTGTGCCGCAGCACCTCGATATGCAAGAATACGTCGCCGGGCAGGCCGAAGATATTGGCAAAGCCAAAGCCCTTGGACTTGTCGAACCACTTCACCCGCGCCGGCTGGAAGGGCAGGGCGGCGACCTCGGCAAGCTCGGGACCCGCCAGTTCCGCGATCTGCGCGCCGCTGGTGGGCGAAGGGTGCAGGATCGACAGCACCTCGACCGCCTGTTTCCCGCGGGTGGTGACGATGGCGCGCACCTTGACTTCGGTGCCCTCGACGATGGTGCTCTGGCCATAGTTGCGCAGGACATTGCCGTGCAGAAGCACGTCGGGGCCGCCGTCGGAATCGATCAGGAAGCCGAATCCGCGGCCTGGATCGAACCATTTGATACGACCGACAATCTCGACCGGGTCGTCCTGTCGTTGCAACATGCTCGCGGGGCTTTCCGTGACGTCGGCGCGCAAACTTCCAGCATGGCCCGCGGTGCGATGCGCGGCGCCCGCGGGACCTAAGGTTTGCTGGAAATGCGCGCGATTTTCAAGGGTTGAGTCGAACTACCTGCCAGGCGCCCGCCGCGCCATCGACCATTTCCGCCCCGGCGGCCGGCGCCGCGTCCGGCTGCGGACGCGTCCAGCGAAAGCGGTCGTGCAACCGGAACGCTCCGTCGGCCCAGAACTCGACCGCCAGCGGGCGGATGCGAAAGCCGCCCCAGAAGGGTGGGCGCGGGGGGTTGAGCCCGTGGCGCAGCCCTTCGCGCGCGACCCGCGCCATCAGCGCGGCTCGGCTGTCCAGCGGCCGGCTCTGGTCCGATGCCCAGGCGCCGATGCGGCTCTCCAGTCCGCGCGAGGCGTAGTAGGCGTCGGCCTCCGGCCCGTCTGCACGGCTGACCTCGCCGCGCACGCGGACCTGCCGGCGCAAGGATTTCCAGTGCAGGACAAAGGCTGCAACGCCGGTCTCGGCGATCTGGCAGCCCTTGGCGCTGTCATAATTGGTGTAGAAGACAAAGCCCGCATCCGGCGCCGGCGGATCGATCGCCTTCAGCAGGACCATGCGGACATCGGGCAGGCCCTCGGCGTCCACGGTGGCAAGCGCCATGGCGCTGGGGTCGTTCGGCTCGGTGCCGCCCGCCTCGGCCAGCCAGCTGGTTGCGATGGAGAACGGATCGTTCCCGGCAAAGATTCCGCCGCGTTCGCTCATGCTTGATGCCCCCAAGGGTTTGGCCTAATCCTCGCCGAAGGCTGCAAAACAGCGGGGACGATACATGTCAAGCGACGGTGATGGGGCAGACGGTCGGTCCGGACGTGCCGGACTTATGGCCGGAAAGCGGGGCCTCATCATGGGCGTTGCCAACGACAAGTCGATCGCCTGGGGAATTGCCCAGGCCCTGGCAGCCGAGGGTGCGACCCTCGCCTTCAGCTATGTCGGCGAGCAGTTGCAAAAACGGGTCGAGCCGCTGGCCGCCAGCATCGGCATGCCGCTGGTGATGCCCTGCGACGTCGGCGACGACGCCTCGATCGATGCGCTGTTCGCGCAGTTGCAGCAGGAATGGGGCGCTATCGATTTCATCGTCCATGCCATCGGCTTTTCCGACAAGGACCAGTTGCGCGGCCGCTATGCCGCGACCACGCGCGACAATTTCCGCCTGACGATGGATATTTCCGTCTACAGCTTTACCGCCGTGGCGGCGCGGGCGGCAGCGATGATGTCGCCGGGCGGCACCATGCTGACCCTGACCTACTATGGCGCCGAGCGCGTGATGCCGCATTATAATGTCATGGGTGTCGCCAAGGCCGCGCTTGAGGCATCGGTGCGCTATCTGGCCGAGGATTTCGGCCGCGACGGTATCCGCGTGAATGCGATCAGCGCCGGTCCGATCAAGACCCTGGCTGCCAGTGGCATCGGCGATTTCCGCTATATCCTGCGCTGGAACGAGTTGAACTCGCCCCTTCGGCGGACCGTCACCCAGGGCGATGTGGGCAAATCGGCCCTCTACCTTCTGTCTGACCTGTCATCGGGCGTGACCGGCGAGGTGCATCACGTCGATGCCGGCTATCATGTGGTCGGGATGAAGGCGGTGGATTCCCCCGACATCGATGCCAGCGGCAACGGCATGACCGTGGCCGCGCGCAAGGAAGGCTGAGTGGACGCGATCACGGTCCCTGCACTGGCC
Coding sequences within it:
- a CDS encoding heme lyase CcmF/NrfE family subunit, which codes for MIAELGHFALILAFAVSLWQMSVPMWGAARGNMAAMESARPAAAAQFGLIGISFAALTVAFVTSDFSLKLVYENSHTLKPMLYKVSGVWGNHEGSMLLWVLILSLFGAAAATFGDNLPPALRARVLAVQGSIGAAFLAFILFTSNPFLRMVNPPFDGRDLNPLLQDPGLAFHPPFLYLGYVGLSMSFSFAVAALIEGRVDAAWGRWVRPWTLAAWVFLTIGIALGSWWAYYELGWGGFWFWDPVENASFMPWLLAGALVHSAVVVEKREVLKSWTILLAILAFAFSLIGTFIVRSGVITSVHSFASDPTRGVVILGILAVFVGGALTLFAARASTLSARGVFAPVSREGALLVNNVLLAVAALVVFIGTVWPLLAEMWGRRLSVGAPFFEQAFTPFMVAIALILPIGAILPWKRGNLARALRPLRPALALAFAVMALVFAVSSGRSALAVIGAGLGSWLIFGALAELVYRTNNGGWSRLTRLPRADWGKALAHGGLGVTFIGVSLIMAWQIEDIRVAKVGETFDVGTYQITLASVEDLPGPNYTATRAEMRVSRNGREVAVMHPEKRFYPVQGMPTTEAAIDNGIFRDLYVVIGDPQAQGGWAVRSYVKPFANWIWAGAIIMALGGCLSLSDRRSRVAAGARRQPHPAARGAVPAE
- a CDS encoding cytochrome c-type biogenesis protein, with the protein product MRRLAAAALFALTLASPVLAIQPDEVLADPAMEARAREISRVLRCPVCQGENIDDSNAEISRDLRLYVRELLVAGDSDSQVIDAVTDRYGEYVLFEPRRTGGNLILWLAGPVMALLGLGLAFAYARRRKAAPVTAPLSADEQSRLARIMEDEAP
- the glp gene encoding gephyrin-like molybdotransferase Glp — encoded protein: MIPVDEALARTLALAPAPIPEEVLLAEANGRVLLAPVAARLTQPPFDAASMDGYALRSADLPGPLTVVGEAAAGREWDGEIAPGQAVRIFTGAPVPDGCDRVVMQENVTREGERIAVTDASGGSNIRPRGNDFSEGSVIDAGRRLGPAELALIAAMNVPRVTVARRPVVAILPGGDELVPPGTNPGAGQIINSNDIAIAAIAAAAGALPRILPITRDTAESLRAGLEAAADADIIVTIGGASVGDHDLIAPVTEAMGMERAFWKLAMRPGKPLVVGRLGNALMLGLPGNPISAMVSALLFLRPLIERMQGLPGTQRLHHATLGCDLPPEGPRQHYLRARLNEGAAGDRGLPVITPDDNQDSASLSVMAAAGALLVRPAHDPARRAGEVMDYLSLRDWT
- the moaC gene encoding cyclic pyranopterin monophosphate synthase MoaC gives rise to the protein MSLTHFDAAGQAHMVDVSAKPATAREAVAEGLVIMQAETLALAQGGAAKGDVLGVARLAGIMGAKRTADLIPLCHPLPITKVALELTPEPALPGIRIRATVRTAGQTGVEMEALTAVSIAALTVYDMLKAAEKGMRIEGIRLLTKTGGKSGTWQADASGTRLNEEAGT
- the trpC gene encoding indole-3-glycerol phosphate synthase TrpC, with product MHVLDRIHAYKLDEIAAAKAALPLSEIEARAAAAPAVRSFSGALDHAASGGYGLIAEVKKASPSKGLIRADFDPPRLALAYEAAGAACLSVLTDGPSFQGSPTFLAQARAATSLPVLRKDFLYDTYQVAEARAWGADCILIIMAAVDDTLAAELESAASDWGMDALIEVHDEAETERALRLNSPLIGVNNRDLRSFEVSLDTTRRLAPMVPAGRRIVAESGLSGPAELAALAHAGVRRFLIGESLMRQPDVEAATRAILADPVP
- a CDS encoding DUF192 domain-containing protein, translated to MSALTLARPALLALLLAASAAAADTKVACAPDRAAFTLPDGSTRDIAVEVVDTPDSRARGLMFRESLAPEHGMLFIYEAPSEVAFWMRNTLIPLDMLFIDPAGRVAHVAANAVPHDETPVPGAHPGDPAPERLMVLEIGGGEAARLGLGEGAILSHPRLPQDIAALPCE
- a CDS encoding cold-shock protein, which codes for MLQRQDDPVEIVGRIKWFDPGRGFGFLIDSDGGPDVLLHGNVLRNYGQSTIVEGTEVKVRAIVTTRGKQAVEVLSILHPSPTSGAQIAELAGPELAEVAALPFQPARVKWFDKSKGFGFANIFGLPGDVFLHIEVLRHSGFADLVVGEAIALKVIAGPRGPMAALLASWDYAALPPVAALPPEDAPARTETLTAEHA
- the pdxH gene encoding pyridoxamine 5'-phosphate oxidase, with the translated sequence MSERGGIFAGNDPFSIATSWLAEAGGTEPNDPSAMALATVDAEGLPDVRMVLLKAIDPPAPDAGFVFYTNYDSAKGCQIAETGVAAFVLHWKSLRRQVRVRGEVSRADGPEADAYYASRGLESRIGAWASDQSRPLDSRAALMARVAREGLRHGLNPPRPPFWGGFRIRPLAVEFWADGAFRLHDRFRWTRPQPDAAPAAGAEMVDGAAGAWQVVRLNP
- the fabI gene encoding enoyl-ACP reductase FabI, whose translation is MSSDGDGADGRSGRAGLMAGKRGLIMGVANDKSIAWGIAQALAAEGATLAFSYVGEQLQKRVEPLAASIGMPLVMPCDVGDDASIDALFAQLQQEWGAIDFIVHAIGFSDKDQLRGRYAATTRDNFRLTMDISVYSFTAVAARAAAMMSPGGTMLTLTYYGAERVMPHYNVMGVAKAALEASVRYLAEDFGRDGIRVNAISAGPIKTLAASGIGDFRYILRWNELNSPLRRTVTQGDVGKSALYLLSDLSSGVTGEVHHVDAGYHVVGMKAVDSPDIDASGNGMTVAARKEG